AAATATTGTTGATTTTATCTTGGATTGTTTTTACATATTTTTTATCAATTTTTTCAAGATTTTGTTCCAAATGTAATAAGACAGGCATAAATACTTTTTCTTGTGCCTCTATTGAGTCTTTACAATTACCGATTAAAATATTAAACTTTACTGAACTTTGAGGTGGATTTTGCTTTAAGAGTTCTGCTTGCTTTTGATTAGATTTATCATTTAAAACATTTAAGACTATAAAAAGCCAATCGTCAAGATTTATATCCCTTGCGCTTTTATCAATTAAATCTATGACTTTATAATCGTCTTTATCATACTGTGTTCCTTGAGCGCTCGGAATTTTTACAAAAATTATAGCGTCAACTTCATGTTCAAGAGATTCAGCAAGTTTTTTTTCATGCCCTTGAGAAGCTTCCAGACCAGGTAAATCAACTAAGCACAAACCGGATACATCGTGATGAGGAAATTTTGTAAAAATATTTGCAACTTTAACAGATAAATATTTTGTATTTTTTTGCGTAACATAATCTGGAATATGTTTCATTTCAAGCATATCTGAAATTTTAAAAAAATATTCTTTAATTGAAGGAATGGCGGAATGAATAAGTTTTAGTTTTTCGTAAGTAGCGTTATATAAATTTCTATCTGTATCGTATATTTTTGATTTTTCATTAGGCGCAGGAATATTATCTTTTGAAAAACTATCAATACCTGAAGGTTTTGGTAATTCTAACGTATCGTAGTAAGAATAGATTATTTCCTTCAAAAATTCAGAATCGGAATAAAAATCAATCCTCGCGTGAGGTTGACCATCATGATAAAAAATCTTACTTTTTGCGCCAGTGCATGGCAACTCATCTGACGATGGAATTTCAGCATCGTTTAAGCCTGAGATTTGCTGAAGAAGCGTGCTTTTGCCTTGACGAGCTTTTCCAGCTACACCGATATTTATAGTATCTCTTTTAAAGCGTTTTATTAAATTATTTATTAAAAATTTTAATTCACGAACCTGTTCGTCAATACCTTGTAGTTGGCTAGCCGCCTGTAAAATACTATCTTTAAAGTCTTTAGAACCTTCCTCAAGCTCCGTTTCTGCGAAAGTTAAAATATTTTGTAATTTTTGCTCAATATCATTAGAATCTTCACACATTATTTGTAAAACTGGTACTTTGCTATTACGTTTTTTTAAAATTTCATTAATTTTCGGTTTTAGGTCCATAATTGCATCTCCAAATAAAATAATTAGGTTAATATTATATTGCATCCTTCAAAATTATTAAAATTTCAAGCATAATTAATTTGTTTAAAAGTTTAAATATGTTGTATTGAACATATCAATAATCTCTAAAAATTCTTGAGGTAATCTTTTCCTAACTTCCGTAGCAATCTCTATTGGAATTTTCTTATAAAATGCCTGAGAAATTCCACCAGCGATACAAGCTAATGTATCACTGTCTCCGCCTAACGATATAGCTTTTCTAATAGAATCCTCATAGTTGTCTGAATCAAGAAATGCTATGATGGCTTCTGGAACTGAACCCTGACAGGAAACATCAAAACTGTAATTTGGTCTGATGTCATCTATTGTCCGTTTAAGATTATAACCGAATCGTTCACTGATTTCTTTTCGGATGTTTTCTTTGCTTTCTCCAGTTCGAGATAGAAAAATAGCAAGTGCGGTAGCCTGCGCACCTTTTATTCCCTCTGGATGATTATGATGAAAAAGCGGAAAATTTGTTGTTTTAATATTTCGATGTTCATATACCGAACCAAAAGGAACATTTCAAGATAAAAAGTAAAAAATTACAAATTATAACGCAAAATGCCTTTATACTCGTCAAATCCGTTCAAAAAGAATAAATAATCAACAAACACAACCAAATCCGCGTTCCAATAAAAAAATCTACTCACCAAAAAAACATCAAAAAAACAAACAAAAGTGTCCCTTAAACAAGGAACACCTATTTATTAATAATCATCCTATTTCTTCAATAAAGGATGACCTTTTCATTTTTCGACCCATACTTATTTGAGAATAGCTCAAATACAGCAATTCCATAGCTCTGCTCATACCAACAAACATTATTCTTCTCTCTTCTTCTAAATCTCCATTCTTGTTAGGCAATACTCCTTCGATTAATCCGATGACAAATACTACCTTAAATTCTAAACCCTTACTCTTGTGAATTGTCATTAACGATACTCCATTCGGGTCATTACTTAATTCATCTTTGAAACTATCAGTATAATTCAGTAGTCCTTGAATAAAAAACTTCACAACATTTCACGACATATTTTTATCCCTGTATCCATTTACATTTATCCATGATAGATTTGCCTAAATGTCTTAGCGCATGAAACCGGAAATACATTATTCCAGATGCTGAATGCGATCTTGATTATGTTCCCCATGTTGCAAGAAAAACAAAAGTAGATTTTGCTTAATTAATTCTTTTGGTTTTGGAGGAACTCCAGCTTTATTCATAATTAAATTTAAAAAAATACTTGACATTTATGACGCAATGCGTTATAAACTTCAACCATAAAACATCAACATAGAAACAATTTTAACTTAAAAATAAAAGGAGCAAATATATGGGAATCACAGAAACTTATTTCGAAATGGTTAACGCACAGGTAGAAACTTTTAAGGCTAAAGTAGCAGTAGCAAAAGCCAATGCAAAAGCAGAGAAAGCTAAACAAGAAGTTACAGCAAAAGTTCAAGACATAATTAATGTAATAACATCAAAGTTAGAAAAACCTCTCGCAATAGCAGAAGAAGTAAAATCAAAATCTTTAGAAATTTATAATATTGTAAAAGCAAATGTTATAACAGCTCAAAGTGAAGTCAAAACCATTTTTAATAATACCCTCAAATAAATATTAAACGTTAAACCACTGTAAGAGCTATTCATCAAGAATAGCTCTTTCTTTTTAAGCTCCCCATCATCATTTTACTTGTTTTTATGCCTGTTCATTTGTAATATCCTTGCAATCGTAATCTTTGAACAAATGGAGGGTTATATGAACTCAAAATCATTATTTTCGTTAATTTTAGTTTTAATTTTAATTTTCTTTAGTAATGGATATGCTGCTGATAGTAAAAAGATAACTGTAGATATCAACAAAGAAGATAAAGATGTTGGCATGAAAAGAATGGAGCTGATAGATAAAGCTCTTTCACCTGAACTTATCGAAAAAAAAAGAGTATTGGTTCAAAATATTGAAGCTGATTACAATCAAAAGATAAAAGAGCTGATAGACAGTATAATTTCTCCTATCTTCAACAATAAAGTCTTAACTCACATAGATGTAAATTTTTTTGTTTCTGATTTTGAAGTAGAAGTAAAATCAACTCAGAAAGTTTCCGTAGCCATAATCTTAAACAGAGATGGCTTTAATACATGGGCAAAACAGAAACCTAATCAAGATGCGTTGAAGATACTAAAACAGTTAATAGAAAATACTTTTAAAATATCTGATAAGAATATTTCTGTGTTGGTCGTTAATTGATATCTTCGAGCGGTGATTAGATACGAGATTGCGACAGGAGGCCGCCCTTTTGGAAATTGTGGCATAATGGAATTGGGCGACCAGCCGGTCGCCCCACAATATCTAAAGACAACATGGTTCTTTAAAATATCTGAAATTGTTTACAAATTTAGAACTTAACAGCCTGCCTTTAAAAAGGGGGGAATAATTTTTCCAATTTACTTTTTTTAAAAACTATATCTAAAACAACCAAACCAAATTTTATATTATACCAAATTTTATAAATTTTGTCTGAACCATTGTTAATCTAATAGTTAGAAATCATATGAAATTTGCCCCCATATTTCATATCCTGACGTTGGGTAATCCTCTATATAATCAAACGATGGATATCGAATATCCTCATCGAACAGATTTTTTATACCCATCCTTAACGTCAGCCCTTCCAGAAAAAGATTTTCGGAAGTTGCTGCAATATTGACCATGTGATATTTATCCACATCCGGTCGGATGTCAGCCGCATCTCGATTCCTATCACCACAATAAAAATATTGAACAGACAACAGATAATCTTCTACTGGTTCATAGGTGAGTCCTATATTACCTATCCAGTTTGATGAACCTCTGATTTCTGTATCTGTATCTTTGTCTTTAGTTTTAACATAGGAAAGATTTCCGTACAGCATTAAGCTGTTAGAAATTTGCCATTCCATTTCAGTTTCTGCACCTTTTAAGATCGCCCCTCCGCTATTTAGATACTGAAAGCCGTCTTGCGTTATTAAATTATCAAGATACGAATAAAAGATAGTTAATTTAGCCGAAACCGGTTGAGCTTTGAAGATATATCCAAGTTCCGTCGTCTTTATGACTTCAGGAGCCATATCAGTATTTCCAGATACAACCGGGTTGTTTTTTGCATACATTTCCAAAAATGCTGGAGGCCGAAAAGATTCAGCATACTGAGCTTTAAAAATATGCTTTTCAAAAGGGTGAAAAACAACAGCTATTCTCGGAGATAGTCTGTCTGATGTATCGTCGTAATAATCGTAACGTAAACCAGTTGTAAAGGTAAGAGTCTCTGTTACCTCAAACTGATCCTGCATAAATATGGCAAAAATATCACGGCTTTTATTTTCATCTATCCAGTTCCCTTCTCCTGTAAAACGCTGTGGAGATGAAAGCGGCATACCGCTTAGTTCATAATTTCTTCGAGACCAAACATCCATTATTTTAACATGCTCATACTCCCATCCGGCCATAATTTTATGATTTTTCCAGCCTTTAAAGTGTAATTCCATACCGGAATCTATACCACCTTCTTCATAATATGGCCCTCCTATCATTCCGTTTTCATAAACAATTACGTCAGGAATGCTGAAACCAGGTGGATATAAATAAGCATTACTTTCATCATAAATGCTTTTTTTTAAGCCAACATTAAAGTTCATGTCAATAGAAGAAGTCAATTTAGGAGACCATTTTAATTTTATAGTAGAAAAAGTATCTATTTCCCGACGATCTTCATCATCAAGTGGAGGAAGCGCTCCAATAAATCCAAAAGAATCTCCAGCCGTAGTTGATATATATTGCCCTGATAAAGACACATCTTTATAACTGACCTGAAAAATACCATTAGTAGAATCTACGGAATCATCTACTGGTCCAGGTGCTATAGAAATGGACTCATTTGGTGAACCATAAAGAATGTCTGGTCCTGATATAAGACCTGACCTGTTTCTATTCCAATGCGATATATTTAAACTGATTTTAAAATCTTTTTCAGGCTGACTGTAAGAAACAAGTCCTCCTGCGGAAAAAGTATCAAATGATCCATATTGAATGAAAACTCTATTGCCATCTTGTTTGGTGACAACATTAATAACTGCGGAATAAGCCCATTTCCCATATATAGCCGAGCCAGGACCACGTATAATTTCTATCTTTTCAACCTGCTGAATTGGGATATTATATAACGGAGAACAGGTCCCGCTTAATGTATCGTTCATGGGAACACCGTTTAAGAGCATTTTTACTTTTCCGGAGGCATATACTTCCCCTATGCCTCTAACTACAACAGAACCAGCACCACGCATAAATCCAGGGACAAGGTTCATCGCTTCAATAACTGTTCGATATCCTTTTTTTTCAAGTGTTTCACCTGTTAGCACGGTTACCATACCCGGAACAAGGTCTGAGTCCATCTTTGTTTTAGTAGCTATTTCCGTAAAAATTACCGTCTCTTCCTGAAGCCATTTGAATTCATCTTCGATTTTTTTATCTATATCTTGAGAAAAAGCCCCCGAAGAATAAATAACAAAAACGGCAATAAAAAATATAGCTTTAATTTTGTTCAATTTTTTTTACCTCCGATTTTTACATCATTAATTTTTAGTTAAATACTATATTATCTTTTCTAATTCGACACAACTGAATCGCCATTATCTTTTCTAATTCGACACAACTGAATCGCCAATACTTTTGGAAACTTGGTTGAGTGATTCCTCTAATTGATTCATCAATGGATTCAGATATTCTATATTTTTGTTTTTTATAGCATATTCAACTTCTTCTGCATTTTTTTGAACTAATTTGGCACCGATAGTCCCGCTAATGCCTTTTAATGTATGTGCATGCCGTTCTGCAGTTACGAGATCTTGTCTATCCAAAGCATTTTTTATCTTATTTATATCGTCTCGATGACTTTTATAAAACTCAGACAAAATATTTTTGTATAATTTTCTATTGTCTCTGATATTTTTCAATCCCATATCTATATCAATGCCTTCAAGCATTTCTGGAAATAGGAGATCCTCATTTACTTCAGTTTTTTTACTATCTGATTGATTAAAACTTATTTTGTTCGGTTTAACCCATTGAACCAGTTTAGAGTATAAAACTTGTGGATTTATTGGTTTAGGAATATGATCATTCATTCCAGCTTCTAAGCATTTTTCCTTTTCTCCAACTGTAGCATGGGCGGTCATGGCTATAATGGGCAAATCAATAAATTTAATATCAGACCTGATTCTCCTTGTAGCGCCGTAGCCATCCATCTTCGGCATTTGCAAATCCATCAAGATAACATCAAACTTAACATCTTGTGTTTGATAAAGAATATCTATAGCTTCAAAACCATCATTAGCTATTTTCACGCGAAATCCTTCTTCCTGAAGCAATTCTAAAGCGACCTGTTGATTTAGGTGATTATCTTCAACCAATAAAATAAAAGCTCCGCGAATTTGTCTCAAATCTTCAATGTTTTCATCTGTTTTATCTTTAAGCACTCTGGGAATTCCTATTTCTTTACCAAAAACTTCCATGATACTGTTATATAGTAATGATTGATTGATAGGTTTTGAAAGAAAAGAACGAATTCCTATATCTTCAGATTTCTTTTTAATTTCATCTCCGCCATAAGCTGTTACCATCAAAATAGCCGGTATATGGGTAATATTTTTATTCTTTTTTATTATTTGTGAAGTTTCAAGTCCATCAAGCCCGGGCATTTTCCAATCAATCAGCATAAGTTGGTAGGGGATAGTCGATGTTTTTAGTTCTTGTATTGCTTCTTCTCCAGAGGTGACTTGAGTAACTTCAAATGAAAATGATTCTAATGCTCGGCTCAAAATTTCAAGAGAGGTTATATTATCATCAACAACTAAAACTCTTAATCCTTTTAAATCACTTGGACATTTGATGAATCTCTCTTTTTTTGTTTCTTGAGTTATAAATTTAGCTGTAAATGAAAAGCAACTTCCTTTCCCCAGTTCACTTTCAACTCTAATTTCACCCATCATCATTTCCACTAACCGTTTACTAATAGCAAGACCAAGTCCTGTACCACCAAATTTACGGGTAGTAGAACTATCCGCTTGAGTGAAAGACTGAAATAATTTTGAAATCTGATCTTTGCTTAATCCAACACCAGTGTCTTTTACTGTAAATTTAAGCGCTACCAAATTTTTAAGACTTGCATTACCATCATTCAATCGCTCTACTTTCAGGATAATCTGTCCTTTGAATGTGAATTTAACCGCGTTGGTCAAGAGATTAACAAGAATCTGTCCTAATCTTAAAGGATCACCTTTTAGCTCATATGGAACATCTGTATTTATATCAAACAGAAATTCCAATCCTTTTTCTTCCGCTTTAAAAGAAATAAGATTTGATATATTATCTAAAATTTCATCCAAGTTGAAATCTATTTGTTCGATTTCTAACTTTCCTGCCTCAATTTTGGAAAAATCAAGAATATCATTGATGATACCTAAAAGAAGCTGCGCAGAACCATCTATCTTTTTTAAATAATCCCTTTGTTTTGCTGTCAATTCGGTCTTTAATGCCAAATTAGACAATCCGATAATAGCGTTCATAGGGGTTCGGATTTCATGGCTCATATTAGCCAAAAATTCACTTTTAGTCTTAGTAGCTGCTTCGGCTTCCCTGCGTTTTTTTTCCGCTTTTTCTTTTAATTTGCGATCTGTTATATCTTCCAATATACCATCTATCCATTTGATATCTCCATTTTCATAAAACTGCCCTGTAGCTGTAATAGCTCCCCAAAATTTCGTACCGTCTTTTTTTTTAAACGAAAACTTCATTCCTTTTACTTCTTTATTTTTTTTTATCTTCTCAAGTAATTTATTTCTACTTTCAGGATAATGATATATATTAATTACTTCTATCATCATCAACTCTTCAGAAGAATATCCAAACATTTTTGTCATCGCGGTGTTAATCTTCAAAAGTCGGCCTTTTTCATCTCCAGTACTTCTAAAAATAACTACATTAATATTTTCTACAAGAGTTCTATTTTCTTCTTCTTTTTCTATTAATTTTACAAAGGTGTTTTTTAATTGTATAGCCATTGAATTAAAAGTATCTGCTAATTCCCCAATTTCATCTTTAGATTTAATTTTTATTATATCCTCTTTGTTATAGTCTATCAGCTCGGAAAAATTTCCATCTGATAGCCTTCTCGCAAAATGAGTCAACTGAATCAACGGAGTAGAAAATCGTGAAGAAAGAACCCAAACAAGAATAAAACATACAGCAGTAAAACCCAAAGACATCTTTAGAGCACTTTTAATCATGCGATTTGCTTCAAGTTTGATTTGCTGTTTGGACATTTCTATTTCTTTTTCCAATTGCGTAGTTGTCAATATAACTCGTAAAACGCCCCAAGGGTCTGAGCTGACCTGAATTGGACATACAATTTCAATAACCTGTTTATTTTGTTCCTGATATTCAAAAACACTCAATTTCAAAGCTTTTAACGCTCGTTCATCCCTTTCACTGATAAGTTGAGTCTGAGCAAGTTCCGGTTTAAGCGTATGAATAAATACATTTTTTGAAGAGTCCATTAGAATAGCATAACTAACATCTGTGCTAGATTTTACCCCGTTAATGACATTTTCATAAACTCTTGACAAATTAAACGCCGCAATACCGGCTTCAACATTGTAAGCCAGATTGTTTGCAAAACTTTTTCCACGTTCAATCAGATTTTCTTTCATCAGGCTTATTCGCCTGTTTAATTCGTTTAAACGAAGCTGGTTTAGAGATGAAATTCCAAAATAGATTAATATAAGTATAACACCTAACATCATAGCCATATTCATAAAAGTAAGTTTCGATTTTATACCTAAATCCTTGATTTGCAAGCTACTTATCCTTAAACGCGTTATTTTATAATATTATTGATAGTTCCAAGAGCATTTTTATTGTATTCTAATTTATATTCTTCCGTTTTTTTAAGATTAAGAGTAATGCTTGAACCAGCTGGAAACTGAATTCTTTCATCAGGTTTATTTCCCGACAAAACTTCTAATGCAATTCCGGCGGACTGATTCCCAATAGTAGGTTCATCAGCAGAAACGATCAGTACAGCTCCGAGTTCAGCAAATGCCTCGTTATAAGAAAAAACTGGGATTTGTTGTTTATCGCATAATTCTAAAATTTTATATAAATAACTTTTATCAAACATTACTAAGGGATCAGCAATCAGCCAAAGAGCATTTATTTTAGGAAACAAGCTCTTTATAGTTTCTAAAATAGAATGTTCAGTGGTTACTTCTCCGCTGATAATTTCGATTTCCAATTCTTTAGCTTCTTGTTGCGCGTTTTCCAACCATTCTGATGAAAATTTTTTGCTGAAAGGTACCCCTATTTTTTTTATATCTGGAAAAATAGAACGGAAAATAAATATCTGCATACGGTTATTCAATTCGTTAGCAACACCATAAATTCTGGGCGATATACGCAACCTTTTACAGTTAATAATTGAAGAAAAAACAATGTTTGTATCCAAAAAAATATA
This genomic interval from Desulfobacterales bacterium contains the following:
- a CDS encoding response regulator, yielding MQIKDLGIKSKLTFMNMAMMLGVILILIYFGISSLNQLRLNELNRRISLMKENLIERGKSFANNLAYNVEAGIAAFNLSRVYENVINGVKSSTDVSYAILMDSSKNVFIHTLKPELAQTQLISERDERALKALKLSVFEYQEQNKQVIEIVCPIQVSSDPWGVLRVILTTTQLEKEIEMSKQQIKLEANRMIKSALKMSLGFTAVCFILVWVLSSRFSTPLIQLTHFARRLSDGNFSELIDYNKEDIIKIKSKDEIGELADTFNSMAIQLKNTFVKLIEKEEENRTLVENINVVIFRSTGDEKGRLLKINTAMTKMFGYSSEELMMIEVINIYHYPESRNKLLEKIKKNKEVKGMKFSFKKKDGTKFWGAITATGQFYENGDIKWIDGILEDITDRKLKEKAEKKRREAEAATKTKSEFLANMSHEIRTPMNAIIGLSNLALKTELTAKQRDYLKKIDGSAQLLLGIINDILDFSKIEAGKLEIEQIDFNLDEILDNISNLISFKAEEKGLEFLFDINTDVPYELKGDPLRLGQILVNLLTNAVKFTFKGQIILKVERLNDGNASLKNLVALKFTVKDTGVGLSKDQISKLFQSFTQADSSTTRKFGGTGLGLAISKRLVEMMMGEIRVESELGKGSCFSFTAKFITQETKKERFIKCPSDLKGLRVLVVDDNITSLEILSRALESFSFEVTQVTSGEEAIQELKTSTIPYQLMLIDWKMPGLDGLETSQIIKKNKNITHIPAILMVTAYGGDEIKKKSEDIGIRSFLSKPINQSLLYNSIMEVFGKEIGIPRVLKDKTDENIEDLRQIRGAFILLVEDNHLNQQVALELLQEEGFRVKIANDGFEAIDILYQTQDVKFDVILMDLQMPKMDGYGATRRIRSDIKFIDLPIIAMTAHATVGEKEKCLEAGMNDHIPKPINPQVLYSKLVQWVKPNKISFNQSDSKKTEVNEDLLFPEMLEGIDIDMGLKNIRDNRKLYKNILSEFYKSHRDDINKIKNALDRQDLVTAERHAHTLKGISGTIGAKLVQKNAEEVEYAIKNKNIEYLNPLMNQLEESLNQVSKSIGDSVVSN
- a CDS encoding dynamin family protein gives rise to the protein MDLKPKINEILKKRNSKVPVLQIMCEDSNDIEQKLQNILTFAETELEEGSKDFKDSILQAASQLQGIDEQVRELKFLINNLIKRFKRDTINIGVAGKARQGKSTLLQQISGLNDAEIPSSDELPCTGAKSKIFYHDGQPHARIDFYSDSEFLKEIIYSYYDTLELPKPSGIDSFSKDNIPAPNEKSKIYDTDRNLYNATYEKLKLIHSAIPSIKEYFFKISDMLEMKHIPDYVTQKNTKYLSVKVANIFTKFPHHDVSGLCLVDLPGLEASQGHEKKLAESLEHEVDAIIFVKIPSAQGTQYDKDDYKVIDLIDKSARDINLDDWLFIVLNVLNDKSNQKQAELLKQNPPQSSVKFNILIGNCKDSIEAQEKVFMPVLLHLEQNLEKIDKKYVKTIQDKINNISNRISEALKISNEKLKPLQEDRQMTREYVKLETNFIEDMKKKISSLLFEIYQNVKNAGSEFKTKIEEICEIAKNNPLVPESSNLEESYKEEGGWPGALQEKLHHLRADLSRFLADNIDIYLKEQVNKALVKVLNGIFKETINSLIPQSLDNPSETIRQLRDLFDEEMPNLKDAFTYLSKFDFSYHSHFHHRIRERMYLLDTFNQDFEDKLLPKDRGKKEIQEVAQEIQRGLQSHYLETIYEINKKLSDEMYSDPAYAVFSLVEEIGDRLVRKEDIEFEWKDFIYNFRGRLWPEIFGKFEKYKELYKNWEKTSDALIKSIQKLKDSFSKFN
- a CDS encoding TonB-dependent receptor, with translation MNKIKAIFFIAVFVIYSSGAFSQDIDKKIEDEFKWLQEETVIFTEIATKTKMDSDLVPGMVTVLTGETLEKKGYRTVIEAMNLVPGFMRGAGSVVVRGIGEVYASGKVKMLLNGVPMNDTLSGTCSPLYNIPIQQVEKIEIIRGPGSAIYGKWAYSAVINVVTKQDGNRVFIQYGSFDTFSAGGLVSYSQPEKDFKISLNISHWNRNRSGLISGPDILYGSPNESISIAPGPVDDSVDSTNGIFQVSYKDVSLSGQYISTTAGDSFGFIGALPPLDDEDRREIDTFSTIKLKWSPKLTSSIDMNFNVGLKKSIYDESNAYLYPPGFSIPDVIVYENGMIGGPYYEEGGIDSGMELHFKGWKNHKIMAGWEYEHVKIMDVWSRRNYELSGMPLSSPQRFTGEGNWIDENKSRDIFAIFMQDQFEVTETLTFTTGLRYDYYDDTSDRLSPRIAVVFHPFEKHIFKAQYAESFRPPAFLEMYAKNNPVVSGNTDMAPEVIKTTELGYIFKAQPVSAKLTIFYSYLDNLITQDGFQYLNSGGAILKGAETEMEWQISNSLMLYGNLSYVKTKDKDTDTEIRGSSNWIGNIGLTYEPVEDYLLSVQYFYCGDRNRDAADIRPDVDKYHMVNIAATSENLFLEGLTLRMGIKNLFDEDIRYPSFDYIEDYPTSGYEIWGQISYDF
- a CDS encoding ATP-dependent helicase is translated as MTIHKSKGLEFKVVFVIGLIEGVLPNKNGDLEEERRIMFVGMSRAMELLYLSYSQISMGRKMKRSSFIEEIG